From Candoia aspera isolate rCanAsp1 chromosome 8, rCanAsp1.hap2, whole genome shotgun sequence, a single genomic window includes:
- the INO80B gene encoding INO80 complex subunit B yields MSKAWRRAEGLGGRMEGARRGEEEDSSGHGAHKKKHKKHKKKHKKRHHREEAGLPPADPAAALPKPQLKLKIKLGGQILGTKSVPTFTVIPERPRSPSPLMVGDDEEEPMEGVPIEQYRAWLDEDSNLEPSPLPELDPEMGFPAREEEEEQRWLDALERGELDDNGELKKEVDESLLTARQKALLHKQQSQPLLELPMGYKAKALTEEMLVKREERARKRRLQAAKKAEENKNQTIERLTKTSKAKVKTLRERKAKGAAVPTVCYRSAAHRITISFPPGAALPISPSPPAVVPPTIPCGVLGCTNLRRYSCSRTGVPLCSLDCYKKNLLLQEMPA; encoded by the exons atGAGCAAGGCGTGGCGCCGCGCGGAGGGCCTGGGCGGCAGGATGGAGGGCGCCCGGCGGG GCGAGGAGGAGGACTCGAGCGGGCACGGGGCCCACAAGAAGAAGCACAAGAAGCACAAGAAGAAGCACAAGAAGAGGCACCACCGGGAGGAGGCCGGCCTGCCCCCCGCCGACCCGGCGGCCGCGCTCCCCAAGCCGCAGCTGAAGCTCAAAATCAAGCTGGGCGGGCAGATCCTGGGCACGAAGAG CGTCCCTACTTTTACAGTGATCCCCGAGAGGCCGCGGTCCCCCTCCCCACTGATGGTGGGAGATGACGAAGAGGAGCCCATGGAAGGCGTGCCCATTGAGCAGTACCGCGCGTGGCTCG ATGAAGACAGTAACCTGGAGCCTTCCCCCTTGCCGGAGCTTGACCCGGAAATGGGCTTCCCTGCacgggaggaagaggaggagcagcGATGGCTGGATGCCCTGGAGCGGGGGGAGCTGGATGACAACGGGGAGCTGAAGAAAGAGGTGGACGAGTCCCTGCTCACCGCCCGGCAG AAAGCCCTACTGCACAAGCAACAGAGCCAGCCATTGCTGGAGCTACCAATGGGGTACAAAGCCAAGGCACTGACAGAGGAGATGCTGGTGAAGCGAGAAGAGCGGGCTCGTAAGCGGCGGCTCCAGGCTGCCAAAAAGGCCGAGGAGAACAAGAACCAGACCATCGAACGCCTCACCAAGACCAGCAAGGCCAAAGTGAAGACACTGCGGGAGCGCAAGGCCAAAGGCGCAGCCGTCCCCACGGTGTGCTACCGCAGTGCTGCCCACAGGATCACCATCTCCTTCCCTCCCGGGGCCGCCCTGCCCATCTCGCCTTCCCCCCCTGCAGTTGTGCCTCCGACCATCCCCTGTGGGGTTCTTGGCTGCACCAACCTCAGGCGGTACTCCTGTTCCCGCACTGGGGTCCCCCTTTGCAGCCTGGACTGTTACAAAAAGAACTTGCTCCTCCAGGAGATGCCAGCGTAG